Proteins encoded in a region of the Planococcus shixiaomingii genome:
- a CDS encoding GTP-binding protein: MNKTIGILAHVDAGKTTFSEQLLYHTQSIRQRGRVDHQDAFLDSHVIEKNRGITIFADQAVVSYKDSTYFLIDTPGHVDFSPEMERAVQVMDYAIVIISAVEGIESHTETVWQLLQQHGVPTFFFINKIDREGADENRVLDEIKSQLTNNVIDITHSFSDGLMEEELIEFIAERDEELLERYMVSGYDKDLWLHALQKMIRSNEVFACGMGSALQDIGVAGFFDKLDQLTKTEYDADGPFSAQVYKIRHEDNGNRITFLKALNGTLRVRDEVEYGGPQDRKSEKVTQLRRYNGHKFQTVNQASAGELFAVIGMPEAAIGDGVGNHKGTVSQKSLPALKSKVLFDPSLHPKEVLKYFKRLDAEDPTLAVIWDEHFQEIHIHVMGIIQLEVLQQVVRERFDFSVVFSKPEILYKETIETPVIGYGHFEPLRHYAEVHLKIEPAERGSGVLLANECHADALSVGNQNLVLHHLAERDHHGLLTGSPLTDVKITLLTGRGHNEHTSGGDFREATYRALRQGLEKAANRLLEPIYRFKIKVDIDQMGRVLSDIQQASGRFEAPTMIDGKAIIEGTVPVATFMNYSTEFASFTHGKGLLNLTLAGYDWCHNEPEIIEKIAYNKEADTEYTSTSIFCAKGHGYKVPWDEAESAMHCL, encoded by the coding sequence ATGAACAAGACAATCGGAATTCTCGCCCATGTCGATGCCGGCAAAACGACCTTCTCTGAACAGCTGCTTTACCACACCCAAAGTATACGGCAGCGCGGCCGGGTTGATCATCAAGACGCCTTTCTCGATAGCCACGTAATCGAGAAAAACAGAGGCATCACCATCTTCGCCGATCAAGCCGTTGTTTCTTACAAAGATTCAACGTATTTTTTAATCGATACTCCCGGACACGTCGACTTTTCTCCTGAAATGGAACGTGCGGTTCAAGTCATGGATTATGCAATCGTCATTATTAGTGCCGTTGAAGGCATCGAAAGCCATACTGAAACCGTTTGGCAACTGCTGCAACAACATGGAGTGCCAACCTTTTTCTTTATCAACAAAATCGACCGGGAAGGCGCCGATGAGAACCGGGTTCTGGATGAGATAAAAAGCCAGCTAACTAACAATGTCATCGACATCACTCACTCGTTTTCCGATGGTTTGATGGAAGAAGAGTTGATTGAATTTATTGCAGAACGCGACGAAGAACTTTTGGAGCGATATATGGTTTCGGGCTATGACAAGGACCTTTGGCTGCATGCACTTCAAAAGATGATCCGTTCAAACGAAGTGTTTGCTTGCGGTATGGGCTCAGCTCTGCAGGATATCGGTGTTGCCGGATTTTTTGATAAGCTCGACCAGTTAACCAAAACCGAGTACGATGCAGACGGACCATTTTCGGCTCAAGTCTACAAAATACGACATGAAGACAATGGAAACCGCATTACCTTTCTTAAGGCACTCAACGGTACACTTCGTGTTCGCGATGAAGTTGAGTATGGCGGTCCCCAAGACCGGAAATCCGAGAAAGTGACTCAACTCCGCCGCTACAACGGCCACAAATTCCAAACGGTCAACCAAGCGAGTGCCGGTGAACTTTTTGCTGTGATCGGAATGCCTGAAGCGGCCATTGGTGACGGTGTTGGCAATCACAAAGGAACGGTCAGCCAGAAATCGCTTCCCGCATTAAAATCCAAAGTGTTGTTTGATCCGTCCTTGCACCCAAAAGAAGTGCTGAAGTATTTCAAGCGCCTTGACGCAGAAGACCCGACACTTGCCGTCATTTGGGACGAACATTTCCAGGAAATCCATATTCATGTAATGGGAATCATCCAGCTTGAAGTTCTGCAGCAAGTTGTGCGTGAGCGTTTCGATTTTTCAGTGGTGTTCAGCAAACCGGAAATTCTCTACAAAGAAACGATTGAAACACCTGTAATCGGCTACGGCCACTTTGAACCCCTACGCCACTATGCCGAGGTGCATTTGAAAATCGAACCGGCCGAACGCGGGAGCGGAGTTCTGTTAGCTAACGAATGCCATGCTGATGCTTTATCGGTCGGCAACCAAAACTTGGTGCTCCACCATTTGGCCGAACGCGACCATCATGGCTTGTTGACCGGTTCCCCTTTGACTGATGTGAAGATTACGCTTTTGACCGGCAGAGGCCATAACGAGCATACATCCGGCGGTGATTTCCGAGAAGCCACTTACCGGGCTCTGCGCCAAGGGCTTGAAAAAGCGGCGAACCGGCTGCTTGAACCAATTTACCGCTTTAAGATAAAAGTCGACATCGACCAAATGGGCAGAGTCTTATCCGATATCCAGCAAGCTTCCGGCCGGTTTGAAGCACCTACCATGATTGACGGCAAAGCGATTATCGAGGGCACTGTCCCTGTAGCCACTTTTATGAATTACAGCACTGAATTTGCCTCGTTCACCCACGGCAAAGGCCTGCTCAATTTAACGTTAGCCGGTTATGATTGGTGCCATAATGAACCGGAAATCATTGAAAAAATTGCTTATAATAAAGAAGCAGATACCGAGTATACGTCAACTTCTATTTTTTGTGCGAAAGGCCATGGCTATAAAGTTCCTTGGGACGAAGCGGAAAGTGCTATGCATTGTTTGTAA
- a CDS encoding N-acetylmuramoyl-L-alanine amidase family protein, with product MKIMIDSGHGPETKGKRSPDGRLREFHFNSQVADEAKKQLMACGHTVIFSHLPDRDVPLHERTALANRLKVDLFVSIHANAWGTAFNASNGIETFTYLNSPAQTKRLGSFIHQALLLSTGRKDRGQKQADFAVLRDTRMPAVLIECGFMTNLEELALLKSEAYRKRCARAIAFGIDCYSRN from the coding sequence ATGAAAATAATGATTGATTCCGGACATGGTCCGGAGACAAAAGGCAAACGTTCACCAGATGGAAGACTTAGGGAATTCCATTTTAATTCACAAGTGGCGGATGAGGCGAAAAAACAATTGATGGCTTGCGGCCATACTGTTATTTTCAGTCATCTTCCAGACCGGGATGTGCCGCTTCATGAAAGAACCGCACTCGCCAACCGCTTGAAAGTGGATCTTTTTGTGTCGATTCACGCCAATGCATGGGGCACAGCATTCAACGCATCAAACGGTATTGAAACTTTTACTTACCTCAATTCACCGGCCCAGACAAAAAGATTGGGCTCTTTTATCCACCAAGCGCTGCTTCTGTCAACAGGCCGTAAAGACCGAGGGCAAAAGCAAGCTGATTTCGCGGTACTCCGAGATACCCGGATGCCAGCTGTCTTAATCGAATGCGGCTTTATGACAAACTTGGAAGAACTGGCCCTGTTAAAATCAGAGGCTTACCGAAAACGATGCGCAAGAGCCATCGCCTTTGGAATCGATTGCTATAGCCGGAATTAA
- the hprK gene encoding HPr(Ser) kinase/phosphatase, translated as MGTVTAKQVMETFDLKLISGEEGIGRHIAISDISRPGLEMAGYFTHYPANRVQLLGKTELSFFEMLEPDERKDRMMRLCTNDTPVVIVAHDMEAPPELIDASSKKHVPVLATKMPTTRFSSLLTNFLESQLAPTTAVHGVLVDIYGVGVLLTGKSGVGKSETALELVKKGHRLVADDCVEIHQEGENTLIGHSPKLIEHLLEIRGVGIIDIMTLFGASAVRTFKRISLVIDLELWDQEKTYDRLGLEEEKIRIIDTDITKLTIPVRPGRNLSVIIEVAAMNYRLKRMGVNAAEEFSKRLDEVIALDTN; from the coding sequence ATGGGAACAGTAACAGCGAAACAAGTAATGGAAACATTTGATTTGAAGTTGATCAGCGGAGAAGAAGGCATCGGACGGCACATTGCAATCAGTGATATTTCACGGCCAGGATTGGAAATGGCCGGTTATTTTACGCATTATCCAGCAAATCGGGTTCAATTGCTCGGAAAAACCGAACTGTCATTTTTTGAGATGCTCGAGCCGGATGAGCGCAAAGACCGGATGATGAGATTATGCACGAATGATACGCCAGTTGTAATTGTGGCGCATGATATGGAAGCACCGCCAGAGTTGATAGATGCTTCAAGTAAAAAGCATGTTCCTGTATTGGCCACTAAAATGCCGACAACGCGTTTTTCGAGTTTGTTGACTAATTTCTTAGAGAGCCAATTGGCGCCGACTACCGCTGTTCATGGCGTGCTTGTCGATATTTACGGAGTCGGGGTGCTGCTTACCGGAAAAAGCGGCGTCGGCAAAAGCGAGACTGCTTTGGAATTGGTTAAAAAAGGGCATCGCTTAGTTGCGGATGACTGTGTTGAAATTCATCAAGAAGGAGAAAACACGCTGATCGGGCATTCGCCGAAATTGATTGAGCATTTGCTTGAAATCCGGGGAGTCGGCATTATCGACATTATGACGCTGTTCGGGGCAAGCGCTGTCCGCACGTTCAAGCGGATCTCGCTGGTCATTGATCTGGAATTGTGGGATCAGGAAAAAACATATGACCGGTTGGGGCTTGAAGAAGAAAAAATAAGAATCATCGATACCGATATTACGAAACTGACGATTCCAGTGCGTCCCGGCCGGAATTTATCGGTTATCATCGAAGTGGCGGCGATGAATTACCGCTTGAAGCGAATGGGCGTCAATGCAGCAGAAGAGTTTTCAAAACGGCTCGATGAAGTTATCGCACTAGATACAAACTAA
- the lgt gene encoding prolipoprotein diacylglyceryl transferase, with protein sequence MYSILASIDPVAFSLGPISVRWYGVIIAAGILLAFFVGQREMVKRGLHPEFLTDLLIWAVPLAIVGARIYYVIFQWDHYKDNPGEIIQIWNGGIAIHGALIASVIVAYIFTKRRNTSFLKVADILAPSILIGQAVGRWGNFINQEAHGGEVSRTFLENLYIPDWIINQMYIDGAYYHPTFLYESMWSLVGIIILLLLRRVNLVRGEMFFFYMIWYSVGRFFIEDMRTDSLVANGLRAAQIVSVIAIVLAVALIIYRRVAIKNPPHYKDE encoded by the coding sequence ATGTATTCGATTTTAGCTTCAATTGATCCGGTCGCATTTTCACTCGGTCCGATTAGTGTCCGCTGGTACGGTGTCATTATCGCAGCGGGCATTCTTCTTGCTTTTTTTGTCGGCCAGCGCGAAATGGTAAAGCGGGGGCTTCACCCGGAATTTTTAACGGATCTGTTAATTTGGGCGGTGCCGCTTGCAATAGTGGGCGCGCGCATATATTACGTCATTTTTCAGTGGGATCATTATAAGGACAATCCGGGCGAAATCATCCAAATATGGAACGGCGGTATTGCCATCCACGGGGCATTGATCGCCTCGGTGATTGTCGCGTATATTTTCACGAAAAGAAGAAACACATCGTTTTTGAAAGTGGCGGATATTTTAGCGCCAAGCATATTGATTGGCCAAGCAGTTGGCCGCTGGGGAAATTTCATCAACCAGGAAGCGCACGGAGGCGAAGTGTCCCGAACGTTCCTGGAAAACCTTTATATTCCTGATTGGATCATCAATCAGATGTACATAGACGGTGCTTACTACCACCCGACGTTCTTATACGAGTCCATGTGGAGTTTGGTGGGCATCATCATCTTGCTTCTGTTGCGCCGGGTTAACTTAGTACGCGGCGAAATGTTTTTCTTCTATATGATCTGGTATTCTGTCGGCCGCTTTTTTATCGAAGACATGCGGACAGACAGTCTGGTTGCGAACGGGCTTCGCGCAGCTCAGATCGTTTCAGTGATTGCCATTGTACTGGCTGTCGCATTAATCATCTACCGCCGGGTCGCTATCAAAAACCCGCCTCACTATAAAGATGAATAG
- a CDS encoding nucleoside recognition domain-containing protein has product MSTLKNGLKAGLLTTWTLGKVIFPITLIVTMLQFTPVLPFIIDLVAPFMGLFGLSGDAAIPLVLGNVLNLYAGIAGILSLDLTVKEVFILAVMLSFSHNIFIETSVALKVGVKLWVVLVVRFGLAALSGIVINLVWKGGGEMAQYGFVPKDSAVPENWFEIFLFGLEKASLGVLQLAMIVIPLMVAIQILKDRKYLHRFSDMLGPLTRVLGIQKNASLTLASGLIFGLAMGAGVMIQAVKEDGVSKKDATLAFIFLVACHAVVEDTLIFIPLGIPVWPLLIIRIITALVLTIIVSYLWRRSEQKNREEVIST; this is encoded by the coding sequence ATGTCAACTTTGAAAAATGGATTGAAGGCAGGGCTTTTAACGACTTGGACATTGGGCAAAGTCATCTTTCCGATCACATTGATCGTGACGATGCTTCAGTTTACACCGGTATTGCCGTTCATTATTGATTTGGTTGCGCCATTCATGGGACTCTTTGGCCTAAGTGGAGACGCAGCCATTCCATTGGTGCTCGGGAACGTGCTGAACTTATATGCCGGAATTGCCGGCATATTATCATTGGATTTGACGGTCAAAGAAGTGTTCATCTTAGCTGTGATGCTATCTTTTTCACATAATATTTTTATCGAAACGAGTGTGGCGCTGAAAGTAGGCGTCAAATTATGGGTCGTCCTGGTCGTTCGTTTTGGTTTAGCTGCCCTATCAGGGATTGTCATCAACTTGGTATGGAAAGGGGGCGGGGAAATGGCGCAGTATGGTTTTGTGCCGAAAGATTCTGCTGTCCCTGAAAACTGGTTTGAAATCTTTTTATTCGGCCTTGAAAAAGCATCGCTCGGTGTTTTGCAGCTGGCGATGATTGTTATTCCTTTGATGGTTGCTATTCAAATTTTGAAAGATAGAAAATACTTGCATCGCTTTTCAGATATGCTTGGACCGCTTACCCGGGTGCTTGGCATCCAGAAAAATGCGTCATTGACCCTTGCATCGGGCCTTATCTTTGGCTTAGCGATGGGGGCGGGAGTTATGATACAAGCGGTCAAAGAAGACGGTGTCAGCAAAAAAGACGCCACGCTGGCCTTTATTTTTCTTGTTGCTTGCCACGCCGTTGTTGAAGATACGCTGATCTTTATTCCGCTGGGAATTCCGGTCTGGCCGCTATTGATTATCCGGATTATTACAGCGCTTGTATTGACGATCATCGTTTCCTACTTATGGCGAAGATCTGAACAAAAAAATCGCGAGGAAGTGATTTCAACATGA
- the ppaX gene encoding pyrophosphatase PpaX → MTKPITTLLFDFDGTLLDTNELIIQTFLSVLGRHYPGRFSREEVLHFIGPSLKQTFETIDPERTEELIEEYRTLNKTLHDDLVAEYDGVPETMRLLKARGLKMAIVSTKRRETILHGLNLMGITDVFDVIIGLDQVNQPKPDPEPLELALELLGSTREEALMIGDNSHDIDGGKNAGVRTAGVAWSAKGEAFLASLEPDFMLQHISDLLDLTKEAVQ, encoded by the coding sequence ATGACAAAACCCATCACGACGTTATTATTCGATTTTGACGGCACGCTGCTCGATACGAACGAGCTGATCATCCAAACATTTTTGTCGGTCCTTGGCCGGCATTACCCCGGACGGTTCAGTCGGGAAGAGGTCTTGCACTTTATCGGTCCTTCGCTCAAGCAGACGTTTGAAACGATCGATCCGGAACGCACGGAAGAACTGATTGAGGAATACCGCACGCTCAATAAAACCTTGCATGACGATCTAGTGGCGGAATATGACGGTGTGCCGGAAACCATGCGTTTGTTGAAAGCGCGCGGCCTCAAGATGGCAATCGTTTCCACGAAAAGACGAGAGACCATTCTACACGGCTTAAACTTGATGGGCATCACCGATGTTTTTGACGTTATTATCGGACTTGATCAAGTAAATCAGCCAAAACCGGATCCAGAACCGCTGGAACTTGCTTTGGAGCTGCTCGGTTCAACGCGGGAAGAAGCATTGATGATCGGCGATAATTCGCATGATATTGATGGCGGTAAAAATGCCGGTGTCCGAACAGCCGGCGTCGCATGGTCGGCAAAAGGCGAAGCGTTCCTAGCTTCGCTTGAGCCCGATTTCATGCTGCAGCATATCAGTGATTTGCTTGACTTGACGAAAGAAGCGGTACAATGA
- a CDS encoding acyltransferase, with the protein MRKTERHYVTGANSLWHIYKTVPFWKVMKNFIVIQMARYTPFLPMKNWLYKTFLGMNIGDQTAFALMVMPDIMFPEKISVGKNSVIGYNTTILAHEYLIEEYRLGEVTIGDRVLIGANTTILPGVTIGDGAIISAATLVHKDVPAGAFVGGNPMKLIYTAQQMAERQTKP; encoded by the coding sequence ATGAGAAAGACGGAACGCCATTACGTAACCGGTGCGAATTCTCTTTGGCATATTTATAAAACGGTACCGTTCTGGAAAGTCATGAAAAACTTTATCGTTATTCAAATGGCGCGCTATACACCGTTTTTGCCGATGAAAAACTGGCTGTACAAAACTTTTCTCGGAATGAACATCGGCGACCAGACCGCTTTCGCTTTGATGGTGATGCCGGACATTATGTTCCCAGAAAAAATTTCGGTAGGGAAAAATTCAGTGATTGGCTATAACACCACCATTTTAGCGCATGAATATTTAATAGAAGAATACCGCCTCGGTGAAGTGACCATCGGGGACCGCGTGCTAATCGGCGCGAATACCACGATTTTGCCGGGCGTGACAATTGGAGACGGCGCCATTATCTCAGCCGCCACGCTTGTTCATAAAGATGTACCGGCTGGTGCATTTGTCGGCGGAAATCCGATGAAACTGATTTACACAGCCCAACAAATGGCCGAACGCCAAACTAAACCCTGA
- the hisZ gene encoding ATP phosphoribosyltransferase regulatory subunit encodes MTIEMFEKPLGMRDDFPFIAKKKAELRAKGTKIMQQAGYDLLQTPTLEYYETIGKISAIPDKALFKLLDSQGETLVLRPDMTSPIARVAASKLLKEKMPVRLGYYSNVFRAQKREGGRPAEFEQMGVELIGDDSLYADAEVIILASAILKELEVESSRIVIGHTQLLQSILKEFGLDDRQIEKVREALVSKNSVRFEQLVEELAIASEKVESFKALNRSKTLEDWKQWIDLSNPDQSGLYEEMLKLEKIIDRNGLSESVTYDLSFISHMTYYTGLVFEFYGAGSGFPLGNGGRYDGLMKQFGLQVGATGFGLRVDRLLEAISPNQEDAMDILILFVEETEQQAHEEAQNSRAQGARVTLQYAPAVQAIEEFTGLFKEVRRLDGASNG; translated from the coding sequence ATGACGATTGAAATGTTCGAGAAGCCCCTTGGCATGAGGGATGATTTCCCTTTTATCGCTAAGAAGAAAGCGGAACTTCGCGCCAAAGGAACCAAAATTATGCAACAAGCGGGATACGATTTGCTTCAAACCCCGACGCTTGAATACTATGAAACCATAGGCAAAATTTCCGCCATTCCAGATAAAGCTTTGTTCAAGTTATTGGACAGCCAAGGCGAAACGCTCGTGCTGCGGCCGGATATGACGTCTCCAATTGCACGTGTTGCCGCATCAAAGTTATTAAAGGAAAAAATGCCGGTACGCCTCGGCTATTATTCGAATGTCTTCCGCGCACAAAAACGGGAAGGCGGGCGGCCAGCCGAATTTGAACAAATGGGAGTCGAACTCATCGGCGATGATTCACTGTACGCCGATGCAGAAGTCATTATTTTGGCTTCGGCCATTTTAAAAGAACTGGAAGTGGAATCTAGTCGAATCGTCATTGGTCACACGCAATTGCTGCAATCTATTTTAAAAGAGTTCGGTTTGGATGACCGTCAAATTGAAAAAGTACGGGAAGCGCTCGTTTCGAAAAACAGCGTTCGTTTTGAGCAGCTTGTTGAAGAACTGGCAATTGCAAGTGAAAAAGTAGAGTCTTTCAAAGCGTTGAACCGGTCAAAAACGCTGGAAGACTGGAAGCAATGGATTGATTTGTCGAATCCGGATCAAAGCGGGCTGTACGAGGAAATGCTGAAGCTGGAAAAAATTATCGATCGCAACGGATTGTCCGAATCGGTGACGTACGATCTCTCATTCATCAGCCATATGACTTACTATACCGGTCTTGTGTTTGAGTTTTACGGAGCTGGAAGCGGATTTCCGCTTGGCAACGGCGGCCGGTATGACGGGCTGATGAAACAGTTTGGCCTGCAAGTCGGCGCAACTGGATTCGGCTTGCGAGTCGATCGGTTACTGGAAGCAATTTCCCCGAATCAGGAAGACGCTATGGATATCCTGATTTTATTCGTAGAAGAAACGGAGCAGCAGGCGCATGAGGAGGCCCAGAATTCACGGGCACAAGGTGCACGGGTGACGCTGCAATATGCGCCTGCGGTTCAGGCGATAGAGGAATTTACCGGCTTATTTAAGGAAGTTAGACGATTGGATGGTGCTTCAAATGGATGA
- the hisG gene encoding ATP phosphoribosyltransferase translates to MDELTIAMPKGRIFEEAYELLVNAGYDLPKEIDDSRKLIVEAPNEKIRFILAKPMDVPVYVEHGVADVGIAGKDVMLELDRSVHELLDLGISRCYIATAGLPNTEMNPVTPRIATKYPRIASRFYRGLGEQVEIIELNGSIELAPMIGLADRIVDIVSTGKTLKENGLVEYEKIVDITSRLIANPVSYRLKQDRIQDLVEKLRKQAAR, encoded by the coding sequence ATGGATGAATTAACGATTGCGATGCCGAAAGGGCGTATATTTGAAGAAGCGTATGAACTGCTGGTCAATGCAGGCTACGATTTGCCGAAAGAAATTGATGACTCCCGCAAACTGATCGTCGAAGCGCCAAACGAAAAGATCCGTTTTATCTTGGCGAAACCGATGGATGTTCCAGTTTACGTAGAACACGGTGTGGCCGATGTAGGGATTGCCGGCAAAGACGTCATGCTCGAGCTTGATCGGTCCGTTCATGAACTGCTCGATCTTGGAATCAGCCGCTGCTATATTGCCACCGCGGGCTTGCCGAATACAGAAATGAATCCAGTAACGCCACGCATTGCGACAAAATATCCACGCATCGCCTCCCGTTTTTACCGGGGCTTGGGTGAACAAGTGGAAATCATTGAGTTGAACGGTTCGATTGAATTGGCTCCAATGATCGGCCTTGCCGACCGCATTGTCGATATCGTGTCGACCGGCAAAACGTTGAAAGAAAATGGCTTAGTGGAATACGAAAAAATTGTCGACATCACTTCCCGGTTGATTGCTAATCCGGTAAGTTATCGGTTAAAGCAAGACCGTATTCAGGACCTTGTAGAAAAGCTGAGAAAGCAGGCGGCACGATGA
- the hisD gene encoding histidinol dehydrogenase — MKITQLGSEISIRRTIAEGTEQQVQAVKEIIATVRAEGDAALLRYTEKWDGAKLARLRVAPEEISEAVERLDPQLLADLTEAADNIRRYHESQKQEGYKLENSDGSYVAQRVTAIESAGLYVPGGTAAYPSSVLMNVIPAQVAGVGRIVLISPPGKDGTLSDGVLAAAHILGIDEVYKSGGAQAIAALAYGTESIAAVDKITGPGNMYVALAKREVNGDVAIDMIAGPSEIAVIADDTAYPDEVAADLLSQAEHDPMASAVLLTTSRSLAEAVSKEVQKQAATLPRYSIVQPAIQDHGMIYIGETLEQVIEAANELAPEHLEIMTEDAEAVADKIRHAGAIFIGRYSSEPVGDYFAGTNHVLPTNSTARFSSALSVYDFLKRTSIIHYSEQQWQNSKEKIARLARLEGLEGHARAVESRSWKKETQL, encoded by the coding sequence ATGAAAATTACTCAATTAGGTTCGGAAATTTCCATCAGACGGACCATCGCCGAAGGGACAGAACAGCAAGTCCAAGCCGTCAAAGAAATTATCGCAACTGTGCGGGCGGAAGGGGATGCGGCGCTCCTCCGCTATACAGAAAAATGGGACGGGGCGAAACTGGCTCGCTTACGAGTTGCGCCGGAAGAAATCTCAGAAGCCGTCGAGCGACTGGACCCTCAATTATTGGCGGATTTAACGGAAGCGGCGGACAACATTCGGCGCTATCACGAAAGCCAGAAACAGGAAGGCTACAAGCTTGAAAACAGTGACGGTTCTTATGTGGCGCAGCGTGTAACGGCGATCGAATCGGCTGGACTATACGTGCCAGGCGGCACAGCAGCTTATCCGTCGTCGGTATTGATGAACGTCATTCCAGCTCAAGTGGCAGGGGTCGGACGCATCGTGCTGATCTCGCCGCCTGGAAAAGACGGCACTTTGTCAGACGGCGTGTTGGCGGCGGCTCATATTCTAGGCATTGATGAAGTGTACAAATCAGGGGGAGCGCAAGCCATTGCGGCGTTGGCTTATGGAACAGAATCCATTGCGGCTGTCGATAAAATAACAGGTCCTGGAAATATGTATGTTGCACTGGCAAAGCGGGAAGTGAACGGAGACGTCGCAATTGATATGATTGCGGGGCCGAGCGAAATTGCCGTCATTGCCGACGATACGGCTTACCCGGATGAAGTGGCGGCGGATTTATTGTCCCAGGCGGAACATGACCCGATGGCAAGCGCTGTACTCCTCACAACGAGCCGAAGTTTAGCAGAAGCGGTCTCGAAAGAAGTCCAAAAACAGGCAGCAACCTTGCCGCGGTACTCCATTGTTCAGCCGGCCATCCAGGATCACGGCATGATTTACATTGGCGAAACGCTCGAGCAAGTGATTGAGGCGGCCAATGAATTGGCGCCAGAGCACTTGGAAATTATGACGGAAGATGCAGAAGCGGTGGCAGACAAAATCCGCCATGCCGGCGCTATTTTTATCGGCCGCTATTCTTCAGAACCGGTCGGAGATTATTTCGCCGGCACCAATCATGTACTGCCGACAAACAGCACAGCCCGTTTCTCAAGTGCTTTATCGGTTTACGATTTTCTGAAACGGACAAGCATCATCCATTACAGTGAACAACAATGGCAAAACAGCAAAGAAAAAATCGCACGCCTCGCGCGTTTGGAAGGCTTAGAAGGCCATGCCCGCGCTGTCGAATCCCGGTCGTGGAAAAAGGAGACGCAATTATGA
- the hisB gene encoding imidazoleglycerol-phosphate dehydratase HisB has protein sequence MRKAELTRNTNETKIAVSFALDGEGKADIATGVPFMDHMLDLFIKHGMFDGDIKADGDTHIDDHHTTEDIGIVLGQAVKEALGDKKGIRRYGNAFVPMDDALAQVVIDCSNRPHLEFRGDIPNAKVGTFDTELVYEFLWKFALESRMNVHVIIHYGKNTHHIIEAVFKALARALDEATIIDPRVKGVPSTKGLLT, from the coding sequence ATGAGAAAAGCTGAACTGACGCGCAATACGAATGAAACAAAAATCGCCGTATCGTTTGCTCTTGATGGCGAAGGAAAAGCGGACATCGCTACAGGAGTTCCTTTCATGGATCATATGCTGGACTTATTTATCAAGCACGGCATGTTTGACGGCGACATCAAGGCAGATGGCGATACCCATATCGACGATCACCACACGACAGAAGATATTGGCATTGTTCTTGGACAAGCGGTGAAAGAGGCGCTTGGCGACAAAAAAGGCATCCGCCGCTATGGAAATGCGTTCGTGCCGATGGATGACGCACTGGCGCAAGTGGTCATTGACTGTTCAAATCGCCCGCATTTGGAATTCCGCGGCGACATTCCAAACGCCAAAGTCGGCACGTTTGATACGGAGCTGGTCTATGAGTTTTTATGGAAGTTTGCTTTGGAATCCCGCATGAATGTCCACGTTATTATCCATTACGGCAAAAATACACACCACATTATCGAAGCGGTATTCAAAGCGCTTGCCCGTGCACTCGATGAAGCGACAATCATCGATCCGCGCGTGAAAGGCGTGCCTTCGACAAAGGGGCTGTTAACATGA